A region of Streptomyces sp. NBC_01788 DNA encodes the following proteins:
- a CDS encoding ATP-binding cassette domain-containing protein — protein MSPTRAPAVEARGLIKTYSGDVTALNGMDITVEPGTVFGLLGPNGAGKSTTVKILTTLARPDAGEATVAGHDVLRHPDRVRRAIGVVAQNSGADPVATGRENLRLQGRLYGLKGAGLDRRADELLERFSLADAARRPVKGYSGGMRRRLDVALGLVHRPEVLFLDEPTTGLDPEARTAMWDEIGRLAGEEGLTILLTTHYLEEADRLAERIAIVDRGRVVVEGTPDSLKGELRGDAVHMELREAVGEAGRTLLAGTLGSLPGVHEVLIDGRRISARADDGAAAIPALLAGLERAGVTVTAATVARPSLDDVYLRYAGRRYAEAEAESGAAGAEALALAGGAR, from the coding sequence ATGAGTCCCACCCGGGCACCCGCCGTCGAGGCGCGCGGGCTGATCAAGACCTATTCCGGCGACGTCACCGCCCTCAACGGCATGGACATCACCGTCGAGCCGGGCACCGTCTTCGGCCTCCTCGGTCCGAACGGCGCCGGCAAGTCCACCACCGTCAAGATCCTCACCACCCTGGCCCGCCCCGACGCCGGCGAGGCGACCGTGGCCGGCCACGACGTGCTGCGCCACCCGGACCGGGTGCGGCGCGCCATCGGCGTGGTCGCGCAGAACTCCGGCGCCGACCCGGTCGCCACCGGCCGTGAGAACCTCCGGCTCCAGGGCAGGCTCTACGGTCTGAAGGGCGCCGGCCTCGACCGGCGGGCCGACGAACTGCTGGAGCGGTTCAGCCTCGCCGACGCCGCCCGCCGCCCGGTCAAGGGCTACTCCGGCGGCATGCGGCGGCGCCTGGACGTCGCTCTCGGACTGGTGCACCGGCCCGAAGTCCTCTTCCTCGACGAGCCCACCACCGGCCTCGACCCGGAGGCCCGTACGGCGATGTGGGACGAGATCGGCCGCCTGGCCGGCGAGGAGGGACTGACCATCCTGCTCACCACGCACTACCTGGAGGAGGCCGACCGGCTCGCCGAGCGCATCGCCATCGTCGACCGCGGCCGGGTCGTCGTCGAGGGCACCCCGGACTCCCTCAAGGGCGAACTGCGCGGCGACGCGGTCCACATGGAACTGCGGGAGGCGGTCGGCGAGGCCGGGCGCACGCTGCTCGCCGGCACCCTGGGTTCCCTGCCCGGCGTGCACGAGGTGCTGATCGACGGGCGCCGGATCAGCGCCCGCGCCGACGACGGAGCCGCCGCGATCCCCGCGCTTCTCGCAGGCCTGGAGCGCGCCGGAGTCACCGTGACCGCGGCGACCGTGGCCCGCCCCTCCCTCGACGACGTCTACCTCCGCTACGCGGGCCGACGTTACGCCGAGGCGGAGGCCGAGAGCGGAGCCGCCGGCGCCGAGGCCCTCGCCCTCGCCGGAGGTGCCCGATGA
- a CDS encoding ABC transporter permease, which produces MSTAISQTWYMTQRQMTVFARQPAYAVITLIQPVIWLFLFGNLFRKVVELGGFGTTSYLDYLVPGVVVMSALSSNMWAGMGTLEEIQRGTLNRFLTTPVSRAALMNGNVVHNGLVTALQSVVIVLLGLLGGADYPGGVGGVLILVLASVLLGTVFGALSNALGMLVQERESIIGINTFLLLPLTFLSSAFMAPAQMPGWMRHIADFNPLNWAMVAGRSAMSAHPDWSVVGSRGGALLALAVAAVWLSIRTFHSYQRSV; this is translated from the coding sequence ATGAGCACCGCGATCTCCCAGACCTGGTACATGACCCAGCGTCAGATGACGGTGTTCGCACGCCAGCCCGCCTACGCGGTCATCACCCTGATCCAGCCCGTGATCTGGCTGTTCCTGTTCGGCAACCTCTTCAGGAAGGTCGTCGAACTCGGCGGCTTCGGCACCACCTCGTACCTGGACTACCTGGTACCGGGTGTGGTCGTGATGAGCGCGCTCAGCTCCAACATGTGGGCCGGCATGGGCACGTTGGAGGAGATCCAGCGCGGCACCCTCAACCGGTTCCTGACCACACCGGTCAGCCGGGCCGCGCTGATGAACGGCAACGTGGTCCACAACGGCCTCGTCACCGCCCTTCAGTCGGTCGTCATCGTGCTGCTCGGCCTGCTGGGCGGGGCCGACTACCCCGGCGGCGTCGGCGGCGTCCTGATCCTGGTGCTTGCCTCGGTGCTGCTCGGCACGGTCTTCGGGGCGCTGTCCAACGCGCTCGGCATGCTGGTGCAGGAGCGGGAGTCCATCATCGGCATCAACACCTTCCTGCTGCTGCCGCTGACGTTCCTGTCCTCCGCCTTCATGGCCCCCGCGCAGATGCCCGGCTGGATGCGCCACATCGCCGACTTCAACCCGCTCAACTGGGCGATGGTGGCGGGCCGTTCCGCGATGTCCGCGCATCCCGACTGGAGCGTGGTGGGGAGCCGGGGCGGCGCGCTGCTGGCCCTCGCGGTGGCCGCGGTGTGGCTGTCCATACGGACGTTCCACTCCTACCAGCGGTCGGTCTGA
- a CDS encoding quaternary amine ABC transporter ATP-binding protein: MSSRLQAQHLFKVFGRRPDEAVEKLRQGADREDLRAGGTTAAVIDASFSVDPGQIFVVMGLSGSGKSTLLRMLNGLLEPTAGTVSFDGQDLTALSDRELREVRSRKISMVFQHFALFPHRSVRENAAYGLEVQGVPRAERERRADEALALCGLAGWESSWPDELSGGMQQRVGLARALATDADLLLMDESFSALDPLIRRDMQDQLLQLQKTLKKTIVFITHDLNEAMRLGDRIAVMRDGRIVQTGTAEDILLRPADDYVASFTQDVDRSRVLTAESVMDRDVRGDEADCGCDTATPHTPFTELCAISARVPHPVAVLDEDHDLVGIVPRRRLVGFLGDEQSSQVSCDAPRDKGGDKAVARA, translated from the coding sequence GTGTCTTCAAGACTTCAGGCCCAGCACCTGTTCAAGGTGTTCGGCCGACGACCGGACGAGGCAGTGGAAAAGCTACGGCAGGGTGCCGACCGCGAGGATCTGCGCGCCGGCGGCACCACCGCCGCCGTCATCGACGCCTCGTTCAGCGTCGATCCCGGCCAGATCTTCGTCGTCATGGGCCTGTCCGGATCCGGCAAGTCCACGCTCCTGCGGATGCTGAACGGGCTGCTGGAGCCGACCGCGGGCACCGTCAGTTTCGACGGCCAGGACCTGACCGCGCTCAGCGACCGCGAGCTGCGCGAGGTCCGTTCCAGGAAGATCAGCATGGTCTTCCAGCACTTCGCGCTCTTCCCGCACCGCAGCGTCCGCGAGAACGCCGCCTACGGTCTGGAAGTGCAGGGCGTGCCCCGCGCCGAGCGCGAACGCCGCGCCGACGAGGCGCTCGCCCTGTGCGGTCTGGCCGGCTGGGAGTCCTCCTGGCCCGACGAGCTCTCCGGCGGCATGCAGCAGCGGGTGGGCCTGGCCCGCGCCCTGGCCACCGACGCCGACCTGCTGCTGATGGACGAGTCCTTCAGCGCCCTGGACCCGCTGATCCGGCGCGACATGCAGGACCAGCTTCTCCAGCTCCAGAAGACGCTCAAGAAGACGATCGTCTTCATCACGCACGACCTCAACGAGGCCATGCGCCTGGGTGACCGGATCGCCGTCATGCGCGACGGCCGCATCGTGCAGACCGGCACCGCCGAGGACATCCTGCTGCGCCCCGCCGACGACTACGTCGCCTCCTTCACCCAGGACGTCGACCGGTCCCGGGTGCTGACCGCGGAGTCGGTCATGGACCGCGACGTGCGCGGTGACGAGGCGGACTGCGGCTGCGACACCGCGACCCCGCACACCCCGTTCACCGAGCTGTGCGCGATCAGCGCCCGCGTGCCCCACCCGGTCGCCGTGCTGGACGAGGACCACGACCTCGTCGGCATCGTCCCGCGCCGGCGGCTCGTCGGCTTCCTGGGCGACGAGCAGAGCAGCCAGGTGAGCTGCGACGCGCCGCGGGACAAGGGCGGCGACAAGGCGGTGGCCCGTGCCTAG
- a CDS encoding LysR family transcriptional regulator — protein MRSTESTQRGEANGGAGAGRRPGTSLAHRVPDLGALELLLAVARLGSLGGAARELGITQPAASSRIRSMERQLGVALVDRSPRGSRLTDAGALVTDWARRVVEAAEAFDAGAQALRDRRDSRLRVAASMTIAEYLLPGWLIALRARRPDTAVSLLAGNSAVVAERLLGGEADLGFVEGVSVPSGLDSVVIGHDRLLVVTAPAHPWARRRRPLSAEELATTPLILREKGSGTRQVLDAALGGLARPLIELSSTTAVKASAVSGAGPAVLSELAVGEELSLRRLVPVPVDGVTLERDLRAVWPTGHRPAGPARELLSLTRT, from the coding sequence ATGAGGAGCACCGAGAGCACCCAGAGGGGCGAGGCGAACGGAGGGGCCGGCGCGGGCCGGCGGCCGGGGACCTCGCTGGCGCACCGGGTGCCCGACCTGGGCGCGCTGGAACTGCTGCTGGCGGTGGCGCGGCTGGGGAGCCTCGGCGGGGCGGCCCGGGAGCTGGGCATCACCCAGCCGGCGGCGAGCAGCCGGATCCGCTCCATGGAGCGGCAGCTCGGCGTGGCGCTGGTGGACCGCTCGCCGCGGGGATCGCGGCTGACGGACGCCGGGGCCCTGGTCACCGACTGGGCGCGGCGCGTCGTGGAGGCGGCGGAGGCCTTCGACGCGGGCGCGCAGGCGCTGCGGGACCGGCGGGACTCGCGGCTGCGGGTGGCGGCGAGCATGACGATCGCGGAGTACCTGCTGCCGGGCTGGCTGATCGCGCTGCGCGCCCGGCGGCCGGACACGGCGGTGTCCCTGCTCGCCGGGAACTCGGCGGTGGTGGCGGAGCGGCTGCTGGGGGGCGAGGCGGACCTCGGCTTCGTGGAGGGAGTGTCGGTGCCGTCCGGTCTCGACTCCGTCGTGATCGGCCACGACCGCCTGCTCGTGGTGACCGCCCCGGCCCACCCGTGGGCCCGGCGGCGGCGCCCGCTGTCCGCGGAGGAGCTGGCCACCACGCCGCTGATCCTGCGCGAGAAGGGCTCCGGCACCCGGCAGGTTCTGGACGCGGCGCTCGGCGGCCTGGCACGCCCGCTGATCGAGCTGTCCTCCACGACGGCGGTGAAGGCGTCCGCGGTCAGCGGAGCGGGCCCGGCGGTGCTCAGCGAACTCGCGGTGGGCGAGGAACTGTCCCTGCGCCGGCTCGTCCCCGTCCCCGTCGACGGCGTGACCCTCGAACGCGACCTGCGAGCAGTCTGGCCCACCGGCCACCGGCCGGCGGGCCCGGCCCGCGAGCTGCTGTCCTTGACGCGGACGTGA
- a CDS encoding helical backbone metal receptor translates to MRVVSLVPSLTEAVAVSLPGVLVGATDWCTHPADLDVARVGGTKNPKVDRIAALAPDLVIANEEENRKPDLDALRAAGLDVLVTEIRDLPQAFRELARVLRACGGTARPRWLDEAEAAWASPPVPPRRTTAVVPIWRRPWMVLGRDTFAGDVLARLGVDHLHAGHAERYPRVPLEELRAAAPDVVVLPDEPYRFTADDGPEAFPGLPCALVSGRHLTWYGPSLARAPRVLGEALRAARR, encoded by the coding sequence ATGCGGGTCGTCTCGCTGGTCCCCTCGCTCACCGAGGCGGTGGCCGTGTCCCTGCCCGGCGTGCTCGTCGGCGCCACCGACTGGTGCACGCATCCGGCGGACCTCGACGTCGCCCGGGTCGGCGGCACCAAGAACCCCAAGGTGGACCGGATCGCCGCCCTCGCCCCCGACCTGGTGATCGCCAACGAGGAGGAGAACCGCAAGCCCGACCTCGACGCCCTGCGCGCGGCGGGCCTGGACGTCCTGGTGACCGAGATCAGGGACCTGCCGCAGGCCTTCCGCGAACTGGCCCGGGTGCTGCGCGCGTGCGGCGGGACCGCCCGCCCCCGATGGCTGGACGAGGCCGAGGCCGCCTGGGCGTCGCCGCCCGTGCCGCCGCGCCGTACGACGGCCGTTGTACCGATCTGGCGGCGGCCCTGGATGGTGCTGGGCCGGGACACCTTCGCGGGTGACGTCCTGGCCCGACTGGGCGTCGACCACCTCCATGCCGGGCACGCCGAACGCTATCCGCGCGTCCCGCTGGAGGAGTTGCGCGCGGCGGCCCCGGACGTCGTCGTCCTGCCGGACGAGCCGTACCGGTTCACCGCCGACGACGGTCCCGAGGCCTTCCCCGGACTGCCCTGCGCGCTGGTCAGCGGGCGGCACCTGACGTGGTACGGGCCGTCGCTGGCGCGGGCTCCGCGGGTACTGGGCGAGGCGCTGCGAGCAGCGCGCCGCTGA
- a CDS encoding 5'-3' exonuclease — protein sequence MRDVTGRLMLLDTASLYFRAYFGVPESIRAPDGTPVNAVRGLLDFIDRLVKDHRPDLLVACMDADWRPAWRVELIPSYKAHRVAVEHTGGPDEEEVPDTLSPQVPVIESVLDAVGIARVGVAGYEADDVIGTFTARASGPVDIVTGDRDLYQLVDDARGIRVLYPVKGVGTLQATDEAALREKYGVDGPGYADLALLRGDPSDGLPGVPGIGEKTAARLLAEFGDLAGIMAAVDDPKAKLTPSQRRRLDEARPYLAVAPKVVRVAADVPLPDVDTALPRAPRDPAALEELAARWGLGGSLQRLLATLGA from the coding sequence ATGCGGGACGTGACCGGACGACTGATGCTCCTCGACACCGCCTCCCTGTACTTCCGCGCCTATTTCGGCGTCCCGGAGTCGATCAGGGCCCCGGACGGCACGCCGGTGAACGCCGTGCGCGGGCTGCTCGACTTCATCGACCGGCTGGTCAAGGACCACCGGCCCGACCTCCTGGTGGCCTGCATGGACGCGGACTGGCGTCCGGCCTGGCGGGTGGAGCTGATCCCCTCCTACAAGGCGCACCGGGTGGCCGTGGAGCACACCGGCGGCCCGGACGAGGAGGAGGTGCCGGACACGCTGTCCCCGCAGGTCCCGGTGATCGAGTCGGTCCTGGACGCGGTGGGCATCGCCCGGGTGGGCGTGGCGGGGTACGAGGCGGACGACGTGATCGGCACGTTCACCGCGCGGGCGAGCGGCCCGGTCGACATCGTCACCGGCGACCGGGACCTGTACCAGCTGGTGGACGACGCCCGCGGGATCCGGGTGCTGTACCCGGTCAAGGGCGTCGGCACGCTTCAGGCCACCGACGAGGCGGCGCTGCGGGAGAAGTATGGGGTCGACGGCCCGGGGTACGCGGATCTGGCGCTGCTGCGCGGCGATCCGAGCGACGGGCTGCCGGGCGTGCCCGGCATCGGTGAGAAGACGGCGGCCAGGCTGCTCGCCGAGTTCGGCGACCTGGCCGGGATCATGGCGGCCGTCGACGACCCGAAGGCGAAGCTCACGCCGTCGCAGCGCAGGCGGCTCGACGAGGCGCGGCCGTATCTCGCGGTGGCGCCGAAGGTCGTGCGCGTTGCCGCCGACGTCCCGCTGCCGGACGTGGACACGGCGCTGCCGCGCGCCCCGCGCGATCCGGCAGCGCTCGAGGAGTTGGCGGCCCGCTGGGGTCTGGGAGGTTCACTTCAGCGGCTGCTCGCCACGCTGGGGGCGTGA
- a CDS encoding siderophore-interacting protein gives MAERPARKQRRTHSAQVVRTERLTPHMQRVVLGGDGLADFSADSCTDHYVKLLFPPDGVTYPEPFDLQRIREELPREQWPVTRTYTVRAWNPGQRELTLDFVIHGDEGLAGPWSLLARPGETVRFLGPGGAYAPDASADWHLLAGDESALPAIARSLEALPEGATAHVFIEVAGPEEEQKIDSDVEVVWLHRGERPVGRALVEAVRALPFPEGRVHAFVHGEAGFVKELRRLLRVEHSVPRESLSISGYWRLGHDEDGWQASKRDWNARVEAEQEGAAPAA, from the coding sequence ATGGCAGAACGTCCGGCGCGCAAGCAGCGCAGGACCCACTCCGCGCAGGTCGTCCGGACCGAACGGCTGACCCCGCACATGCAGCGCGTGGTGCTCGGCGGGGACGGCCTGGCCGACTTCTCGGCGGACAGCTGCACGGACCACTACGTCAAGCTGCTGTTCCCGCCCGACGGCGTCACCTATCCCGAGCCCTTCGACCTCCAGCGGATCCGCGAGGAGCTGCCGCGCGAGCAGTGGCCGGTGACCCGGACGTACACGGTGCGCGCCTGGAACCCCGGCCAGCGCGAGCTGACCCTGGACTTCGTCATCCACGGCGACGAGGGGCTGGCCGGCCCCTGGTCGCTGCTGGCGCGACCGGGCGAGACCGTGCGCTTCCTGGGTCCCGGCGGCGCCTACGCCCCGGACGCGAGCGCCGACTGGCATCTGCTGGCCGGTGACGAGAGCGCCCTGCCGGCAATCGCGCGCTCCCTGGAGGCACTGCCCGAGGGCGCGACAGCCCACGTCTTCATCGAGGTCGCGGGCCCCGAGGAGGAGCAGAAGATCGACTCCGACGTGGAGGTGGTCTGGCTGCACCGCGGCGAGCGGCCGGTCGGCCGGGCGCTGGTGGAGGCCGTACGGGCGCTGCCGTTCCCCGAGGGCCGGGTGCACGCGTTCGTGCACGGCGAGGCCGGGTTCGTGAAGGAGCTGCGCCGGCTGCTGCGGGTCGAGCACTCCGTTCCCCGCGAGAGCCTGTCGATCTCCGGGTACTGGCGGCTCGGCCATGACGAGGACGGCTGGCAGGCCTCCAAGCGGGACTGGAACGCCCGGGTCGAGGCGGAGCAGGAGGGCGCGGCGCCGGCCGCGTGA
- a CDS encoding helix-turn-helix domain-containing protein, which translates to MGDNKERPLRVGAAVRRRRRALGLTLAVVADRSGLSVPFLSQIENDRARPSQTSLEKVADALRTTAVELLAAADPACSVDVVRAEVTELEPEPRVRSLVRGHHQLHASEFTGDHDAGREFQHRNDELMYVADGAVEIEAEGRAYRLVRGDTMYLTGGVRHRWRATVPDTRVIVVAVAEHIEAVQDRSR; encoded by the coding sequence ATGGGCGACAACAAAGAGCGGCCCCTCCGGGTGGGCGCGGCCGTCCGGCGGCGCCGCCGCGCGCTGGGGCTCACCCTCGCCGTGGTCGCCGACCGCAGCGGTCTGTCGGTCCCCTTCCTGAGCCAGATCGAGAACGACCGGGCCCGGCCCAGCCAGACCTCCCTGGAGAAGGTCGCCGACGCCCTGCGCACCACCGCCGTGGAACTGCTCGCGGCGGCCGACCCGGCGTGCAGCGTCGACGTCGTACGCGCCGAGGTCACCGAGCTGGAACCCGAACCCCGGGTGCGCTCCCTGGTGCGCGGCCACCACCAGCTCCACGCCTCGGAGTTCACCGGCGACCATGACGCCGGCCGTGAATTCCAGCACCGCAACGACGAGTTGATGTACGTCGCCGACGGAGCGGTGGAGATCGAGGCGGAGGGCCGGGCCTACCGGCTGGTGCGCGGCGACACGATGTACCTCACCGGCGGGGTCCGCCACCGCTGGCGGGCGACGGTGCCCGACACCCGGGTGATCGTGGTCGCGGTCGCCGAGCACATCGAGGCGGTACAGGACCGGTCGCGCTGA
- a CDS encoding TDT family transporter, with product MVTAAHSLPRQAAPRPRVPAVRHLGPNWYASVMGTAAVGTAGAALPPHIPGLRTVCAAVWALSLVWLMVLLTARTLHWIHHRDQARAHLLDAAAAPFYGCLSMALLAVGGGALSVGRDWIGVPAAVALDTVLFTAGTAVGLAAAVAVPYLMVVHHRIEPHQATPVWLLPLVAPMVSAALGPALVPHLPAGQARATLLLACVAMFGLSLLATLIVLPMIFGRLVTAGPLPLALTPTLFLVLGPLGQSTTAVGAFADMAPGVVPAPYAGGFGVLAVLYGVPVMGFALMWFALAAAQVVRAARQGMGFAMTWWSFTFPVGTCVTGAAALARHTHLAAYSALAVALYAVLVTAWAAAGVHTARGLVSGALLAAPRPVPAEPAPATARTTSGAAR from the coding sequence ATGGTCACCGCAGCCCACTCCCTGCCCCGGCAGGCCGCACCCCGGCCCCGTGTTCCCGCCGTCCGTCATCTGGGCCCCAACTGGTACGCCTCCGTCATGGGCACCGCCGCCGTCGGCACGGCGGGCGCCGCGCTGCCGCCGCACATCCCCGGACTGCGAACCGTGTGCGCCGCCGTGTGGGCCCTCTCGCTCGTGTGGCTCATGGTCCTGCTGACCGCGCGCACCCTGCACTGGATCCACCACCGCGACCAGGCCCGCGCCCATCTGCTGGACGCGGCGGCCGCGCCGTTCTACGGCTGTCTGTCCATGGCCCTGCTGGCGGTCGGCGGCGGCGCCCTGTCCGTCGGGCGGGACTGGATCGGCGTTCCCGCCGCGGTGGCCCTGGACACCGTGCTGTTCACCGCCGGTACGGCCGTCGGGCTCGCGGCCGCCGTCGCCGTGCCGTACCTGATGGTCGTGCACCACCGGATCGAGCCGCACCAGGCGACGCCCGTGTGGCTGCTGCCGCTGGTCGCGCCCATGGTGTCCGCCGCCCTGGGGCCCGCCCTCGTGCCGCACCTGCCGGCCGGGCAGGCGCGGGCGACCCTGCTCCTGGCGTGTGTGGCGATGTTCGGGCTCAGCCTGCTCGCCACCCTGATCGTCCTGCCGATGATCTTCGGCCGGCTGGTCACGGCGGGCCCGCTGCCGCTCGCGCTGACCCCGACACTGTTCCTGGTCCTCGGCCCGCTCGGGCAGTCCACGACCGCCGTCGGCGCGTTCGCGGACATGGCCCCCGGTGTCGTGCCGGCCCCGTACGCCGGCGGCTTCGGCGTGCTCGCCGTCCTGTACGGCGTCCCGGTGATGGGGTTCGCGCTGATGTGGTTCGCCCTCGCCGCCGCCCAGGTGGTGCGCGCCGCCCGCCAGGGCATGGGCTTCGCGATGACCTGGTGGTCGTTCACCTTCCCGGTGGGCACCTGCGTCACCGGCGCCGCGGCCCTCGCCCGGCACACCCACCTCGCCGCCTACAGTGCCCTCGCGGTCGCCCTGTACGCCGTCCTGGTGACGGCCTGGGCCGCCGCGGGCGTGCACACCGCCCGCGGGCTGGTCAGCGGCGCGCTGCTCGCAGCGCCTCGCCCAGTACCCGCGGAGCCCGCGCCAGCGACGGCCCGTACCACGTCAGGTGCCGCCCGCTGA
- a CDS encoding ABC transporter permease/substrate binding protein produces MPRIPLGDWVNSAVDWLLGHMSWLFDFFKAVFTGTYDGINAVLQAPQPLLLAGIFAVLAWWLRGSLAGVLTFVGFAFIDSMELWSDAMVTLSLVLVATIIALVVSVPVGIWAARSDRVSAVVRPVLDFMQTLPAMIYLIPAILFFGTGASAGIVATLIFALAPGVRMTELGIRQVDKELVEAAEAFGTTPRNTLLRVQLPLALPTVMAGVNQVIMLGLSMAAIAGMVGTGGLGGDVNEAIGQLNVGLGSESGIAIVILAIYLDRMTSALGTEVSPLGRRAAAKARAAKGLKIWSYRPQPQIAVIGVVVLALVAGGMGLFAGGGSTTAAGDGSDVGRGKKITIGYIPWDEGVASTFLWKEVLEQRGYQVDARQFDAGPLYTALAQGNVDFETDSWLPTTHAQYWKKYGSELDDLGSWYGPTSLELTVPSYMKDVNSLEDLKGKASTFGGKITGIESSAGMMGLLKSKVLKDYGLDKEYKVVDSSTPAMLAELKRAYSKKEPIVVTLWSPHWAYSDYDLKKLKDPKGSWGKGDGVHTLARKGFANEDPVVGDWLKNFKLTEKQLTSLEAEINKAGKGRQQDAVRAWLKDNPGVVDKLAPLPGGSDAKPAEAKRTLNVAWFPWDEDIAVTHLWKNVLERRGYRMNMKQMDVGPVYTGLAGGDIDLNFDAWLPYAQKNYWDKSKDRLKDLGTWYEPTSLEIAVPSYVKDVKSLEDLKGKASTFGGKIIGIEPGTGEMDLLKTKVLPGYGLDKEYKVVDGSTPAMLAELKRAYARKQPVAVVLWSPHWAYSRYDLTKLADDKKLFGEGNTVRTISSAKFPEQYPQLTKWIKNFRMSEDELGSLESEINQRGQGHEDAAVAAWLKQHPDVPARMTPQ; encoded by the coding sequence GTGCCTAGGATCCCGCTCGGCGACTGGGTCAACTCCGCGGTCGACTGGCTGCTCGGCCACATGTCCTGGCTCTTCGACTTCTTCAAGGCCGTCTTCACCGGCACCTACGACGGCATCAACGCCGTCCTCCAGGCGCCGCAGCCGCTGCTGCTCGCGGGCATCTTCGCCGTGCTCGCCTGGTGGCTGCGCGGCTCCCTCGCCGGAGTGCTCACCTTCGTGGGGTTCGCGTTCATCGACTCCATGGAACTGTGGTCGGACGCGATGGTGACCCTGTCACTGGTCCTCGTCGCCACGATCATCGCGCTGGTCGTCTCCGTGCCGGTCGGCATCTGGGCGGCCCGCTCGGACCGGGTCAGCGCCGTCGTCCGGCCGGTCCTGGACTTCATGCAGACGCTGCCCGCGATGATCTACCTCATCCCGGCCATCCTGTTCTTCGGCACCGGCGCCTCCGCGGGCATCGTCGCCACCCTGATCTTCGCCCTCGCGCCCGGCGTCCGCATGACGGAGCTGGGCATCCGCCAGGTCGACAAGGAACTGGTGGAGGCGGCCGAGGCGTTCGGCACCACGCCCCGCAACACGCTGCTGCGCGTCCAGCTCCCGCTGGCGCTGCCCACCGTGATGGCCGGCGTCAACCAGGTGATCATGCTCGGTCTGTCCATGGCCGCGATCGCCGGCATGGTCGGCACCGGCGGCCTCGGCGGCGACGTCAACGAGGCCATCGGCCAGCTCAACGTCGGCCTCGGCTCCGAGTCCGGCATCGCCATCGTGATCCTCGCGATCTACCTCGACCGCATGACCAGCGCCCTGGGCACCGAGGTCTCGCCGCTCGGCCGGCGTGCCGCCGCCAAGGCGCGGGCCGCCAAGGGCCTGAAGATCTGGTCCTACCGGCCGCAGCCGCAGATCGCCGTGATCGGCGTGGTGGTCCTCGCCCTGGTCGCGGGCGGCATGGGCCTCTTCGCCGGCGGCGGCAGCACGACGGCCGCCGGTGACGGCAGCGACGTCGGCCGCGGCAAGAAGATCACCATCGGATACATCCCGTGGGACGAGGGCGTCGCCTCCACCTTCCTGTGGAAGGAGGTCCTCGAACAGCGCGGCTACCAGGTCGACGCCCGCCAGTTCGACGCCGGACCGCTCTACACCGCGCTCGCCCAGGGCAACGTCGACTTCGAGACGGACTCCTGGCTGCCGACGACCCACGCCCAGTACTGGAAGAAGTACGGCAGCGAGCTCGACGACCTCGGCTCCTGGTACGGGCCGACGTCCCTCGAGCTGACCGTCCCCTCGTACATGAAGGACGTGAACTCGCTCGAGGACCTCAAGGGCAAGGCGTCCACCTTCGGCGGGAAGATCACCGGCATCGAGTCCAGCGCCGGCATGATGGGCCTGCTCAAGAGCAAGGTCCTCAAGGACTACGGCCTCGACAAGGAATACAAGGTCGTCGACAGCTCCACGCCCGCCATGCTGGCCGAGCTCAAGCGCGCCTACAGCAAGAAGGAACCGATCGTCGTCACGCTCTGGTCGCCGCACTGGGCGTACAGCGACTACGACCTGAAGAAGCTGAAGGACCCCAAGGGCTCCTGGGGCAAGGGCGACGGCGTGCACACGCTGGCCCGCAAGGGCTTCGCCAACGAGGACCCGGTCGTCGGCGACTGGCTGAAGAACTTCAAGCTGACCGAGAAGCAGCTCACCAGCCTCGAGGCCGAGATCAACAAGGCGGGCAAGGGCCGCCAGCAGGACGCCGTGCGCGCCTGGCTGAAGGACAACCCGGGCGTCGTCGACAAGCTCGCCCCGCTGCCCGGGGGCTCCGACGCCAAGCCGGCCGAGGCCAAGCGCACCCTGAACGTCGCCTGGTTCCCGTGGGACGAGGACATCGCCGTCACCCACCTGTGGAAGAACGTCCTGGAGCGCCGCGGCTACCGGATGAACATGAAGCAGATGGACGTGGGCCCGGTCTACACGGGCCTCGCCGGCGGCGACATCGACCTCAACTTTGACGCCTGGCTGCCCTACGCCCAGAAGAACTACTGGGACAAGAGCAAGGACAGACTCAAGGACCTCGGCACCTGGTACGAGCCGACCTCCCTGGAGATCGCCGTGCCCTCCTACGTCAAGGACGTGAAGTCCCTGGAGGACCTCAAGGGCAAGGCGTCCACCTTCGGCGGGAAGATCATCGGCATCGAGCCGGGCACCGGCGAGATGGACCTGCTGAAGACCAAGGTCCTGCCCGGCTACGGCCTGGACAAGGAGTACAAGGTCGTCGACGGCTCCACGCCCGCGATGCTCGCCGAGCTCAAGCGCGCGTACGCCAGGAAGCAGCCCGTGGCCGTGGTGCTGTGGTCGCCGCACTGGGCGTACAGCCGCTACGACCTCACCAAGCTCGCCGACGACAAGAAGCTCTTCGGCGAGGGCAACACCGTGCGCACCATCTCCAGCGCCAAGTTCCCCGAGCAGTACCCGCAGCTCACCAAGTGGATCAAGAACTTCAGGATGAGCGAGGACGAGCTCGGCAGCCTGGAGAGCGAGATCAACCAGCGCGGTCAGGGCCACGAGGACGCGGCCGTCGCCGCCTGGCTGAAGCAGCACCCCGACGTCCCGGCGCGGATGACCCCGCAGTAG